A genomic segment from Oncorhynchus clarkii lewisi isolate Uvic-CL-2024 chromosome 12, UVic_Ocla_1.0, whole genome shotgun sequence encodes:
- the LOC139421116 gene encoding nucleoside diphosphate kinase B-like, producing MANTERTFIAIKPDGVQRGLVGEIIKRFEQRGFRLVAMKMLQASEDHVKQHYIDLKDMPFYGGLCAFMHSGPVVAMIWEGLNVVKNGRLMLGETNPADSKPGSIRGDLCITLGRNIIHGSDSLDSAKKEIGLWFKPEEVVEYKSCQHGFLYE from the exons ATGGCAAACACCGAACGTACCTTCATTGCCATCAAGCCCGACGGTGTCCAGAGGGGGCTTGTGGGGGAGATCATTAAGCGCTTTGAGCAGAGGGGCTTCAGGCTTGTGGCCATGAAGATGCTCCAG GCATCTGAGGACCATGTCAAGCAGCACTACATTGACCTGAAGGACATGCCCTTCTATGGTGGCCTTTGCGCCTTCATGCACTCTGGTCCCGTTGTTGCCATg ATCTGGGAAGGCCTGAATGTTGTGAAGAACGGCAGACTGATGCTGGGAGAGACCAACCCTGCAGACTCCAAGCCCGGCAGCATCCGTGGTGACCTCTGTATCACGCTTGGCAG GAACATCATTCACGGCAGTGACTCCCTTGATAGTGCCAAAAAGGAGATCGGCCTGTGGTTCAAGCCAGAGGAGGTGGTTGAGTACAAGAGCTGCCAACATGGATTCCTGTATGAGTAA